A single Stutzerimonas stutzeri DNA region contains:
- a CDS encoding GGDEF domain-containing response regulator, which yields MPNPQLSILVVDDAKFSSVMIGRVLSKAGYEDVRFANSAVAALELIEQRPSDVLLADWLMPEMDGLELTAQVRQQDEMSDHYTYIILLTGRDGHDVLSKAFDHGVDDFVGKSVMNEQLVPRIYAADRLCGSLHRLIRENRRLTENVANLEQRNLIDPVTGLGNTRYLRQRLGDSLRQIESRGGALCYLLIGLPDMPGLQARYGEQFLQELLRGVARRLQQLVRPLDVLTCLDESHFGLLTLVDDLRGCSPSSFKRLHDGLNLKAFKTSEGFVSIKAGIGLVSLDADTLPVDPLLLIERAAALLPGAYATGRIVPQRYAQPA from the coding sequence ATGCCCAATCCTCAACTCAGCATCCTTGTGGTCGATGACGCCAAGTTTTCAAGCGTGATGATCGGTCGCGTTCTCTCAAAGGCGGGATACGAAGATGTTCGCTTCGCCAACAGCGCCGTCGCTGCATTGGAGCTGATCGAGCAGCGCCCCTCGGACGTGCTGCTCGCCGATTGGCTGATGCCCGAAATGGACGGGCTGGAGCTGACCGCGCAGGTGCGACAGCAGGACGAGATGTCGGATCACTACACCTACATCATCCTGCTGACCGGGCGTGACGGCCACGACGTGCTGAGCAAGGCGTTCGATCACGGAGTGGATGATTTCGTCGGCAAGTCCGTGATGAACGAGCAACTGGTGCCTCGCATTTACGCCGCCGATCGCCTTTGCGGTTCGCTGCATCGACTGATACGCGAAAACCGCCGACTGACCGAGAACGTCGCCAACCTGGAGCAACGCAACCTGATCGATCCGGTCACCGGGCTGGGCAACACGCGCTACCTGCGCCAGCGACTGGGTGACAGCCTGCGTCAGATCGAGAGCCGTGGCGGCGCGCTGTGCTATCTGCTGATCGGCCTGCCGGACATGCCCGGCCTCCAGGCGCGCTACGGCGAGCAATTTCTGCAGGAGCTGCTTCGTGGCGTGGCGAGGCGCCTGCAACAACTGGTGCGGCCCCTGGATGTGCTCACCTGCCTGGATGAGAGCCATTTCGGCCTGCTCACACTGGTCGACGACCTGCGCGGCTGCTCGCCAAGCAGCTTTAAACGGCTGCACGACGGGCTCAATCTCAAGGCGTTCAAGACCAGCGAGGGTTTCGTCTCGATCAAAGCCGGAATCGGCCTGGTCAGTCTCGACGCGGACACCTTGCCCGTCGACCCGCTGTTGTTGATCGAGCGCGCCGCGGCCTTGCTGCCAGGCGCTTACGCCACGGGCCGTATCGTGCCCCAACGCTACGCGCAACCGGCCTGA
- a CDS encoding YajQ family cyclic di-GMP-binding protein, with protein MPSFDVVSELDKHEVTNAVDNALKELDRRYDLRGKGTFELKELTVHLTADADFQLEQMLEILKLSLVKRKIDIQCLEFKDPYPSGKSVKQDVVLREGIDKELAKKIVAHIKDAKLKVQAAIQGEQVRVTGKKRDDLQEAIALLRAKDFGMPLQFNNFRD; from the coding sequence ATGCCCTCGTTCGACGTGGTGTCCGAACTGGACAAACACGAAGTCACCAACGCCGTCGACAATGCACTCAAAGAGCTGGACCGGCGTTACGACCTGCGCGGTAAAGGTACCTTCGAACTCAAGGAGTTGACGGTTCACCTCACTGCCGACGCCGATTTCCAGTTGGAGCAGATGCTGGAAATCCTGAAGCTGAGCCTGGTCAAGCGCAAGATCGATATCCAGTGCCTGGAGTTCAAGGATCCCTATCCGTCGGGCAAGTCGGTCAAGCAGGACGTAGTGTTGCGCGAGGGCATCGACAAGGAGCTGGCCAAGAAGATCGTGGCCCATATCAAGGACGCCAAGCTCAAGGTGCAGGCGGCTATCCAGGGCGAGCAGGTGCGGGTGACCGGCAAGAAACGTGATGACCTGCAGGAAGCCATCGCGCTGCTGCGCGCCAAGGATTTCGGCATGCCTCTGCAGTTCAATAACTTCCGCGACTGA
- a CDS encoding HugZ family protein, whose amino-acid sequence MSVEAAKHARQLLLKEYRGALSTHSRSMPGFPFGSAVPYCLSDDGWPLMLISRIAQHTKNLQADPRCSLLVAERGAEDVQANGRLTVLAEARTLVDTAAIEAAAERYYRYFPESRDYHRVHDFDFWVLQPVRWRYIGGFGAIHWLDDVALANPFARAGGGESDMLGHMNDDHGAAIAHYVERAGLPSTPEACMVGIDSEGFHLRIGRAIHWLPFPDTCTHPGAVRQALVSMARG is encoded by the coding sequence GTGAGCGTTGAAGCCGCCAAGCATGCCCGACAACTCCTGCTCAAGGAATACCGAGGCGCACTGTCCACGCACTCGCGGAGCATGCCGGGATTTCCCTTTGGCTCGGCGGTTCCCTACTGCCTGAGCGATGACGGCTGGCCGCTGATGCTGATCAGCCGGATCGCCCAGCACACGAAAAACCTTCAGGCCGATCCTCGTTGTTCGCTGTTGGTAGCCGAGCGCGGTGCCGAGGATGTGCAGGCCAACGGCCGGCTGACGGTGCTGGCGGAGGCACGGACACTCGTCGATACCGCGGCGATCGAGGCGGCGGCGGAGCGTTATTACCGTTATTTTCCTGAGTCACGCGACTACCATCGCGTGCATGACTTCGACTTCTGGGTGCTGCAGCCGGTGCGGTGGCGTTACATCGGGGGGTTCGGCGCGATCCACTGGCTGGACGACGTGGCGCTGGCCAATCCGTTCGCCCGTGCGGGCGGCGGTGAAAGCGACATGCTCGGGCACATGAACGATGACCACGGCGCGGCGATTGCCCACTACGTGGAGCGGGCTGGTCTGCCGTCGACCCCTGAAGCCTGCATGGTCGGGATCGACAGCGAAGGTTTTCATCTGCGCATCGGACGAGCGATTCACTGGTTGCCGTTCCCGGACACCTGCACCCATCCAGGTGCGGTGCGACAAGCACTCGTGTCGATGGCCAGGGGCTGA
- a CDS encoding MGMT family protein: MAEHPPLLPPGADAESRRSAVYVIMSQIPAGKVVSYGELAAMAGLGRAARFVGRLMSQLPDGTRLPWHRVIGAGGRLSLPAGTAAGHEQRMRLRAEGITIINDRVDIRRHGWHSAEHSG; encoded by the coding sequence ATGGCCGAACATCCGCCACTGTTACCGCCCGGTGCCGACGCCGAATCGCGCCGCTCGGCCGTGTACGTGATCATGTCGCAAATCCCCGCGGGCAAGGTGGTGAGCTATGGTGAGCTGGCTGCGATGGCTGGGCTCGGCCGGGCGGCGCGCTTTGTCGGGCGGCTGATGTCACAGTTGCCCGACGGTACCCGTCTACCGTGGCACAGGGTAATCGGTGCCGGTGGCCGGCTCAGCCTGCCAGCCGGCACCGCCGCCGGGCACGAACAGCGCATGCGCCTGCGCGCCGAAGGCATAACCATCATCAATGATCGCGTAGACATACGTCGGCACGGCTGGCATTCGGCGGAGCACAGCGGGTAG
- a CDS encoding putative 2-dehydropantoate 2-reductase encodes MTPSWHILGAGSLGGLWATRLFRAGVPPRVILRTPQRLADYHASGGLSLIEHDRCSLYPVAAELPDARTPISRLLVACKAYDAEAAIAELAPRLVKGADILLLQNGLGSQQAIAERWPDSRCVFVSSTEGAYREGDFRIVHAGQGHNWLGAPEGRTPPSWLAELDAAGIPYAWTDDILGKLWRKLAINCAINPLSVLHDCRNGQLLTQRTSLHRLCNELGDLLRACNQAGAAEGLEDEVLRVVEATANNYSSMYQDVRNGRRTEVSFLLGQACRTAQRQGLATPELCGLLERLQAFLRRHGLPAD; translated from the coding sequence ATGACGCCTTCCTGGCACATCCTCGGTGCGGGCAGCCTGGGCGGGCTCTGGGCGACGCGCCTGTTTCGGGCCGGCGTACCGCCGCGAGTCATCCTGCGCACCCCACAGCGGCTCGCCGATTACCACGCCTCCGGCGGCCTGAGCCTGATCGAGCATGACCGGTGCAGCCTCTATCCTGTAGCGGCGGAGCTGCCCGATGCCCGCACGCCGATAAGCCGATTGCTGGTCGCTTGCAAAGCCTACGATGCCGAGGCCGCCATTGCCGAACTGGCGCCCCGCCTGGTCAAGGGAGCCGATATCCTGCTGCTGCAGAATGGGCTGGGCAGCCAGCAAGCCATTGCTGAACGCTGGCCGGACAGCCGCTGTGTATTCGTCTCGAGTACCGAGGGGGCTTACCGTGAGGGGGATTTTCGAATCGTGCATGCCGGCCAGGGGCACAACTGGCTGGGCGCACCCGAGGGGCGCACGCCGCCGTCCTGGCTCGCCGAGCTGGATGCAGCAGGCATCCCCTACGCCTGGACGGACGATATCCTCGGCAAGCTCTGGCGCAAGCTAGCCATCAACTGCGCCATCAACCCCCTGAGCGTCCTGCATGACTGCCGCAACGGCCAGTTGCTGACTCAACGTACGTCACTGCACAGGCTGTGCAACGAGCTCGGCGATCTGCTGCGGGCCTGCAATCAGGCGGGTGCCGCCGAGGGGCTCGAGGATGAAGTGCTACGTGTAGTCGAGGCAACCGCCAACAACTATTCCTCGATGTATCAGGACGTACGAAACGGGCGCCGGACCGAAGTCAGCTTCCTGCTCGGCCAGGCGTGCAGGACTGCGCAACGACAGGGGCTGGCGACACCCGAGCTGTGCGGGTTGCTGGAGCGACTCCAGGCGTTCCTGCGCCGCCATGGATTGCCCGCGGACTGA
- a CDS encoding mechanosensitive ion channel family protein → MDLSVDYLVDLSEAWLPIVLQYGAQLLLALVTFLVGWWLINKIIGKVGGLLQRRQVDASLHGFIESLAGIILKVLLLVSVASMIGVETTSFIAVIGAAGLAIGLALQGSLANFAGGVLILLFRPIRVGEWIEAQGVAGTVHAIQIFHTVLKSADNKTIVVPNGSLSNGHITNYSREPRRRADINVGIDYGADIKLARQILLEIAQDERVLRDPEPVVFVTGLGDSSVNLSLRVWVETGNFWPVTFGFTEQVKERFDEAGIGIPFPQRVVHLVQS, encoded by the coding sequence ATGGATCTCAGTGTCGATTATCTGGTTGACCTTTCCGAGGCATGGTTGCCGATCGTTCTGCAATACGGTGCGCAGCTGCTGCTGGCGCTCGTCACATTCCTGGTCGGCTGGTGGCTGATCAACAAAATCATCGGCAAGGTGGGCGGTCTGCTGCAGCGCCGCCAGGTGGACGCTTCGCTGCATGGCTTCATCGAGAGCCTGGCAGGCATCATCCTCAAGGTGTTGCTGTTGGTCAGCGTCGCCTCGATGATCGGCGTGGAAACCACATCGTTCATCGCCGTGATCGGTGCGGCCGGTCTGGCGATTGGCCTGGCGCTGCAGGGCAGCCTGGCCAATTTCGCCGGCGGGGTGTTGATCCTGCTGTTCCGACCGATCCGCGTGGGTGAATGGATCGAGGCCCAGGGGGTTGCCGGTACCGTTCATGCGATCCAGATCTTCCACACCGTGCTCAAGTCAGCCGACAACAAGACCATCGTGGTGCCCAACGGCAGCCTGTCCAACGGACACATCACCAATTATTCCCGTGAACCGCGTCGTCGCGCTGATATCAATGTCGGCATCGACTACGGCGCCGATATCAAGTTGGCGCGCCAGATCCTGCTGGAAATTGCGCAGGATGAACGGGTGCTGCGTGATCCCGAACCGGTGGTCTTCGTGACCGGACTGGGCGACAGCTCGGTCAACCTGTCGTTGCGGGTATGGGTGGAAACCGGCAATTTCTGGCCGGTGACTTTCGGCTTCACCGAGCAAGTGAAGGAGCGCTTCGACGAGGCGGGGATCGGCATTCCGTTTCCGCAGCGTGTGGTCCATCTGGTCCAGAGCTGA
- a CDS encoding DUF481 domain-containing protein, with protein MFSRTLLCVSLSVFALPSLADTVWLKNGDRLTGKISLLDGGKLLIETDYGGSIPVKWSQVATLESNQQLLIKQDDATGEMAKSLQAADDGKVTLSNSGVPRTVPLTSITQIIHPKPLIQDLTWKGNIDVALDYKRAETDTDDYDLSFDTSARHGLWRHNGTANYNREYRDGVTATDNWDAEYALDRFLDEHWFWQGRLEYKRDNVEDLRRQRTLGTGPGYQFWDNELGAFSLASLVNRSDYQFADGSKENFYSLAMKWRYNRYLVGKTFELFSNGEVGKPLENVADYQLDAEVGLRYKVTDWASLNMKAEKDIVSGAESDMDETRYSIGFGVGW; from the coding sequence ATGTTTTCCAGAACCCTGCTTTGCGTGTCGCTTTCCGTTTTTGCCCTGCCGTCTCTCGCCGACACCGTCTGGCTGAAGAATGGTGATCGCCTGACTGGCAAGATCAGCTTGCTCGACGGCGGCAAATTGCTGATCGAAACCGACTACGGTGGATCGATCCCGGTGAAATGGAGTCAGGTCGCGACCCTGGAAAGCAACCAGCAACTGCTGATCAAGCAGGACGATGCCACCGGCGAAATGGCCAAGTCGCTCCAGGCCGCCGACGATGGGAAAGTCACCTTGAGCAACAGTGGCGTACCACGCACGGTCCCGCTGACCAGCATCACCCAGATCATTCATCCCAAGCCGCTGATTCAGGACCTGACCTGGAAGGGCAACATCGATGTCGCGCTGGACTACAAACGCGCGGAGACCGATACGGACGACTATGACCTGTCCTTCGACACCTCGGCCCGTCACGGCCTCTGGCGGCACAACGGGACGGCCAACTACAACCGCGAGTACCGCGACGGCGTAACCGCGACGGACAACTGGGATGCCGAATACGCCCTGGACCGTTTCCTCGATGAACACTGGTTCTGGCAGGGGCGCCTGGAGTACAAGCGGGACAACGTGGAAGACCTTCGCCGTCAGCGCACGCTGGGTACCGGTCCGGGTTATCAGTTCTGGGACAACGAACTGGGGGCCTTCTCGCTGGCCTCGCTGGTCAACCGCAGCGACTACCAGTTTGCCGATGGCAGCAAGGAGAACTTCTACTCGCTGGCGATGAAATGGCGATACAACCGCTACCTGGTGGGCAAGACGTTCGAACTGTTCAGTAACGGCGAGGTGGGCAAACCACTGGAAAACGTCGCCGACTACCAGCTCGATGCCGAGGTGGGATTGCGTTACAAGGTTACCGACTGGGCCTCGTTGAACATGAAGGCCGAAAAGGACATCGTCAGCGGGGCGGAAAGCGATATGGACGAAACGCGCTACAGCATCGGCTTTGGCGTGGGTTGGTAA
- a CDS encoding FxsA family protein, producing the protein MRIFLLLFLLFPLAELALLIKVGSSIGVLPTILLLIISGMAGILLLRLAGFATAWRARERLARGELPEQEVLQGLMMAVAGGLLFLPGFLSDIVALLVLFPPSRKLFLNLVGRRVEAQAQRRRAFADDLRQQQDRHAGSQRPNVIEGEWERRDK; encoded by the coding sequence ATGCGTATTTTCTTATTGCTGTTTCTCCTGTTTCCGCTGGCCGAGCTGGCATTGCTGATCAAGGTCGGCAGCTCGATCGGCGTACTGCCGACCATCCTGCTGCTGATCATCAGCGGCATGGCCGGCATCCTGTTGCTGCGTCTGGCAGGTTTCGCCACCGCCTGGCGCGCGCGTGAGCGGTTGGCTCGCGGCGAGTTGCCGGAGCAGGAAGTGCTTCAAGGGCTGATGATGGCCGTCGCGGGCGGTCTGCTGTTCCTGCCCGGGTTTCTCAGCGACATCGTCGCGCTGCTGGTGCTGTTTCCGCCGTCGCGCAAACTGTTTCTCAACCTCGTCGGTCGCCGCGTCGAGGCCCAGGCCCAACGCCGTCGAGCCTTCGCCGATGACCTGCGCCAGCAACAGGACCGTCACGCCGGGTCGCAGCGTCCAAACGTGATCGAAGGCGAGTGGGAGCGCCGCGACAAGTAA
- a CDS encoding co-chaperone GroES — MKLRPLHDRVVIRRSEEETKTAGGIVLPGSAAEKPNRGEIVAVGTGRVLDNGEVRQLAVKVGDQVVFGPYSGSNTVKVDGEDLLVMSENEILAVVEA; from the coding sequence ATGAAGCTTCGTCCTCTGCATGACCGCGTCGTGATTCGTCGCAGCGAAGAAGAAACCAAGACCGCAGGTGGCATCGTGCTGCCGGGCTCCGCTGCCGAAAAGCCCAACCGTGGCGAAATCGTCGCTGTTGGCACTGGCCGCGTTCTGGACAACGGCGAAGTGCGTCAGCTGGCCGTCAAGGTTGGCGATCAGGTCGTCTTCGGCCCTTACTCCGGCAGCAACACCGTCAAGGTCGACGGTGAGGACCTGCTGGTGATGAGCGAGAACGAAATTCTCGCCGTCGTCGAAGCCTGA
- a CDS encoding SDR family oxidoreductase: protein MQLKDKVIIITGGGQGLGRAMGEYLAGKGARLALVDLNQERLDEAVQACKRAGGDARAYLCNVANEEQVSQMVSQVSDDFGGLDGLVNNAGILRDGLTIKVKDGELSKMSLAQWQAVIDVNLTGVFLCTREVAAKMIELKRQGAIVNISSISRAGNVGQANYSAAKAGVAADTVVWAKELARYGIRVAGVAPGFIETEMVASMKPEALEKMAAGIPLKRLGKPMEIAHSVAYIFENDYYTGRILELDGGLRL from the coding sequence ATGCAGCTGAAAGACAAGGTGATCATCATCACGGGGGGCGGCCAGGGGCTTGGGCGCGCGATGGGCGAATATCTCGCCGGCAAGGGCGCGCGCCTGGCGCTGGTGGATCTGAACCAGGAGCGCCTGGACGAGGCCGTCCAGGCCTGCAAGCGCGCCGGGGGCGATGCCCGCGCCTACCTGTGCAACGTCGCCAACGAGGAACAGGTCAGCCAAATGGTGAGCCAGGTCAGCGATGACTTCGGCGGCCTGGATGGCCTGGTCAACAATGCCGGCATCCTGCGCGACGGCCTGACCATCAAGGTCAAGGATGGCGAACTGTCGAAGATGAGCCTGGCGCAATGGCAAGCGGTAATCGACGTCAACCTGACCGGCGTGTTCCTCTGCACCCGGGAGGTGGCGGCGAAGATGATCGAGCTCAAGCGCCAGGGCGCAATCGTCAATATTTCTTCGATCTCGCGTGCCGGCAACGTGGGTCAGGCGAACTATTCGGCGGCCAAGGCCGGGGTCGCTGCGGACACGGTGGTCTGGGCCAAGGAGCTGGCGCGCTACGGCATCCGTGTAGCGGGCGTGGCGCCCGGATTCATCGAGACCGAAATGGTCGCCAGCATGAAACCCGAAGCACTGGAGAAGATGGCCGCCGGCATTCCGCTCAAGCGGCTCGGCAAGCCAATGGAAATCGCCCACTCGGTCGCCTACATCTTCGAGAACGACTACTACACCGGACGTATCCTGGAGCTGGACGGCGGGTTGCGCCTCTGA
- a CDS encoding AmpG family muropeptide MFS transporter, protein MSRETWRTALAAYASPASLTLLVLGFAAGLPAILVFSTLSVWLREAGVSRETIGFASWISLAYAFKWVWSPMLDQWRLPWIGALGRRRSWLVLSQAVIAIGLIGMALCNPQHNLTMLIALAVAVAFASATQDIAIDAYRLEIAEDKLQATLAASYMTGYRVAMLLASAGALFLAEWLGSTNLEYSQSAWATTYIAFALLILPGLVTSLLIPEPEGAAPLPNEPSKFSFNHQLAGVGLLLVLLISVPAMINALIAQAWPRATLYLLFIVGTLSPWGRTLLVPVRQMLRQAGQRQRPARFDFVHQAVSVIVLIILMVSTTGMFQSYWGGYWPRGTMYLLICWGCLSAPGRILMGPVLTPITDFILRYRWHALLLLGLIATYRMSDTVMGVMANVFYIDQGFSKDQIASVSKLFGLVMTLLGAAFGGLLIVRFSILPILFIGGVASAATNLMFMLLVEMGANLNMLIITISCDNFSGGLASTAFVAYLSSLTNLKFSATQYALLSSLMLLLPRLLGGYSGVMVEHLGYSDFFLVTALLGVPTLVLIAWQWSLSRKQPDPSDPLATTERS, encoded by the coding sequence ATGTCCCGTGAAACCTGGCGTACCGCCCTCGCCGCCTATGCCAGTCCTGCCTCACTGACGCTGCTGGTACTCGGCTTCGCCGCTGGCCTCCCTGCAATCCTCGTGTTCTCCACCCTCTCGGTGTGGCTACGCGAAGCGGGCGTCTCGCGTGAAACCATCGGCTTTGCCAGCTGGATCAGCCTGGCCTACGCATTCAAATGGGTCTGGTCGCCGATGCTCGACCAGTGGCGCCTGCCCTGGATCGGCGCGCTCGGGCGTCGCCGCTCCTGGCTAGTGTTGTCGCAGGCGGTGATCGCCATCGGTCTCATTGGCATGGCCCTGTGCAACCCGCAGCACAATCTGACCATGCTGATTGCGCTGGCCGTCGCCGTGGCGTTCGCCTCGGCCACCCAGGATATCGCCATCGATGCCTATCGCCTGGAAATCGCCGAGGACAAACTCCAGGCGACGCTGGCGGCGAGCTACATGACCGGTTACCGGGTCGCCATGCTGCTGGCCAGCGCCGGCGCACTGTTTCTCGCCGAATGGCTGGGGTCGACGAACCTGGAGTACAGCCAGAGCGCATGGGCGACGACCTACATCGCCTTCGCCTTGCTGATCCTGCCGGGCCTGGTGACCAGCCTGCTGATTCCGGAGCCGGAGGGCGCCGCGCCGCTGCCCAACGAGCCCTCGAAGTTCAGTTTCAATCACCAACTGGCCGGTGTCGGCTTGCTGCTGGTGTTGCTGATATCCGTGCCGGCAATGATCAATGCGCTGATCGCACAGGCCTGGCCGCGCGCCACGCTGTACCTGCTGTTCATCGTCGGCACGCTGTCGCCGTGGGGCCGCACCTTGCTGGTGCCGGTTCGCCAGATGCTGCGCCAAGCCGGTCAACGCCAACGCCCGGCGCGCTTCGACTTCGTTCACCAGGCGGTCTCGGTCATTGTGCTGATCATCCTGATGGTATCGACCACGGGCATGTTCCAGTCCTACTGGGGCGGCTATTGGCCGCGCGGCACCATGTACCTGCTGATCTGCTGGGGCTGCCTGTCAGCGCCCGGTCGGATACTCATGGGACCGGTGCTGACGCCCATCACAGATTTCATCCTGCGTTATCGCTGGCATGCACTGCTGCTGCTGGGGCTGATCGCGACGTACCGGATGTCCGACACGGTGATGGGCGTCATGGCCAATGTGTTTTACATCGATCAAGGCTTCAGCAAGGACCAGATCGCCAGCGTCAGCAAGCTGTTCGGACTGGTCATGACGCTGCTCGGAGCGGCGTTTGGCGGGCTGTTGATCGTGCGGTTCAGCATCCTGCCGATCCTGTTCATCGGCGGCGTGGCCTCCGCGGCAACCAACCTCATGTTCATGCTGTTGGTCGAAATGGGCGCCAACCTGAACATGCTGATCATCACCATCTCCTGCGATAATTTCAGTGGGGGCCTGGCCTCGACCGCCTTCGTCGCCTACCTGTCGAGCCTCACCAACCTGAAGTTCTCCGCGACCCAATACGCGCTGCTGAGTTCGTTGATGCTGCTACTGCCACGCTTGCTCGGCGGCTACTCCGGCGTCATGGTCGAACACCTTGGTTACAGTGACTTCTTCCTGGTCACCGCGCTGCTCGGCGTACCGACCCTGGTGTTGATCGCCTGGCAGTGGTCGCTCAGCCGCAAGCAGCCAGATCCGAGCGACCCGCTGGCGACCACTGAGCGCAGCTGA